GATTACGGCGTTGTCCCTATAGAAAACTCCACTGAGGGCATGGTGAACCACACAATGGACATGTTCGCCGCGTCGAATCTTAAAATAATCAACGAGGAATACCTTGCTATATCGCAGTGCCTCGTCTCCTGCGGCAAAAACAAAAATAAGATCAAAAAACTTTATTCCCACCCTTCTGTTTTCGGGCAATGCAGGAATTATATCGCCCGCAATCTGTCATTTGCCGAACAGATAGAGGCGTCCAGCACCGCGGAAGCCGTTAAGCTGGCGGCGAAATGGCCGACACTGGGGGCAGCCATCTGTTCAAAATTCGCCGCAAAAATATACGGGATGAATGTTCTGGAGGAGCATGTTGAAGACCTTGCGCAGAATTACACGCGCTTTCTCGTCATGGGGAAAAACATACCTGAACCCAGCGGGAAAGACAAGACGTCTTTTCTTTTTTCTCTCAAAGACAGACCCGGAATACTCCATGACGCGCTGAGCCCTTTCAAAAAAAGAAAAATAAACCTGACGAAGATAGAATCCCGGCCCAGCAAAAAAAAGGCATGGGAATATCTGTTCTTTGTTGACTGCGAAGGTCACATCCTCCAGAAAAAAATACAAAATGTTGTTTCGGAACTGTCTAAATTCTGCGATTCTCTGAAAATACTGGGTTCCTACCCGGCGGGGAGACTGCCGAAATGATGATCAAAGCGAGAAAAGCCCTGAAATCTTTCTCTCCCTATATCGCCGGCAGGCCCATAAGCGAGATCAAGCGCCTTTATAAACTCAAGAAAGTGGTGAAACTGGCCTCAAACGAAAACCCCTATGACCCGCCCAAAAAGGTGATGGATGCGGTCATCCGAGGCGCCCGTGAAGTCAACCGCTACCCTGATTCAAACGCCTATGAGCTGAAAAAGAAGATAGCGCTGAAAATGGGAGTGAGCCCCGCTAATATAGTCGTGGGGAACGGCGCCGACGAGATAATAGAACTTCTCGGCAAGGCTTTTCTTGAACCTTCCGACCGCATAATCGTCTCGCGTCACGCCTTCATAC
The Candidatus Omnitrophota bacterium genome window above contains:
- the pheA gene encoding prephenate dehydratase, yielding MKKIDTIRKQIDTVDSELIHALLKRIKLAETIASYKKNKGEDIYRPEREDQILTQATDKLSQTKAAITEEVMRTVISSCRSLQKTLSVSYLGPAATFTHSAAVKIFGAFCKFLPAGSIGDVFNSVETGRADYGVVPIENSTEGMVNHTMDMFAASNLKIINEEYLAISQCLVSCGKNKNKIKKLYSHPSVFGQCRNYIARNLSFAEQIEASSTAEAVKLAAKWPTLGAAICSKFAAKIYGMNVLEEHVEDLAQNYTRFLVMGKNIPEPSGKDKTSFLFSLKDRPGILHDALSPFKKRKINLTKIESRPSKKKAWEYLFFVDCEGHILQKKIQNVVSELSKFCDSLKILGSYPAGRLPK